In the genome of Pseudomonas fluorescens, the window CGACGCCGGCCCCGTCACGGCCAGCGTTCGCGATACCGCGTTTGCCGTGCGCTACCTCGACGGTGTGGCGCAGGTGCGGGTGCAACGCGGCGATGTCGACTTGCGCGCCACCCGGGATGATGCGCGGGTGCGCTTGTCCGCCGGGGAAAGCATTCGCATCGGTCCCAACGGCTTCGACCGGCCGGCCAAGCTGGATGCCGCCACCGACCTGGCGTGGGTCCAGGGACGCCTGGTGTTCGAAAACTGCCCGTTGAACCAGGTGCTGGCAGAACTTCGCCGCTACTACCCGGGCTGGATCATCAACAACAATGAACAGTTGGCCGATATCACCGTAACGGGCAACTACCGCCTCGATCAGCCGCTGGACGTGGTTCGCTCCCTGGCACACATCACCTCGGCCCGGCTCCAGGAATTCCCGGCGCTGGTCATCTTGAACTGAATGAGAATTATTTTTACTCGATAGCCAAACCCCGTACGTCTCGTTATAGCCAATGCAATTGATTCGCATCTCACCATGCCGATCAGCACCTATAAAGATTCGTGCGACACGGAGCGCTATCGATGTCCCCTCGCCTTACCCGCCAAGCCCCTTCACCCTCCCGCGTGCTGTCGCTGCTGACCGCTGCCATCCTGATGGCCGGTACCGCACCGCTCATGGCCGCCACCGCCACCGAGCAGTCGACCCGCAAAATGGGCGACTACTCGTTCGCCATTCCCCAGCAATCACTGGTGTCGGCACTCAATGCCTTTACCGCCGTGACGGGCTGGCAGGTCGGCGTGTCGTCGGAGCTGGCACAAGGTGTGGCCTCGCCGGGAGTACGCGGTTCGCTGTCACCGGAGAAAGCCCTGGAGCGCCTGTTGGTGGGGACCAACCTGGGCTATCGCAAAATGGGCAACAACAGCATCGTGCTGGAAAAGCGCAGTGGTAGCAGCACGCTCAACCTGCAACAGGTGACCATCAGCGCCACGCGGCAGGAACAGTCCGTGGACAGCGTGCCAGCCACTGTCACCGTACACACTCGTGAGGAACTGGACCGCAACAACGTCAATACCATCAAGGATCTGGTGCGTTACGAGCCGGGTGTTTCGGTGGGTGGCACCGGCACCCGTGGCGGGATCAGTGGCTACAACATCCGTGGCATCGACGGCGACCGGATTCTGACCCAGGTCGATGGGGTGGAAATCCCGGATGGTTTCTTCAACGGCCCCTACGCCAAGACCCAACGCAACTACGTCGACCCGGAAATCGTCAAACGCGTGGAAATCCTCCGCGGTCCGGCCTCAGTGCTGTATGGCAGCAACGCCATCGGCGGCGCGGTCAGCTATTTCACCCTCGACCCTGACGACATCATCAAGCCAGGCCAGGACTTCGGCGCACGCCTGAAGACCGGCTACAGCTCGGCCGATGAGAGCTGGCTCAAGTCCGCCACTGTCGCCGGCCGCGCCGGACAGTTCGACGGCTTGCTGCACTTCAGCCAGCGCGACGGCCACGAAACCGAATCCTACGGCAACAACAATGGCACCGGCCTGGCCCGCACTGCGGCCAATCCGGAAGACGTGCGCGCCACCAACGTGCTGGCCAAACTCGGCTGGGACTATAAAGACGATGCGCGTCTGGGCCTGGTTTACGAGAAGTACAAGGACGACCGCGACACCGACCAGAAAAGCGCCTACGGTGGCCCGTTCTTCGCTGGCCAGCCGACCATTCCCGCCAATGTGCTGCCCGGCGGCATGTACCAGTCGCGTACTGGTAACGACACCATCACCCGTGAGCGCTTCGGCCTGGAACACAGCTTCGCCCTCGACAGCCTGCTGGTGGACAACGTCAAGTGGAGCCTGAACCACCAAATCGCCAAGACCGATCAGAGTACCGAAGAGGTCTACTTCCCGGTCACCCGCAAAGTGCTGCGCACCCGGGACACGATCTACGAAGAAAAGCAGTGGGTCTTTGACGCCCAACTGGATAAAAGCTTCAGCATTGCCGACACCGAGCACCTGTTGACCTACGGCACCACCATCAAGCAGCAGAAAGTCACCGGCTCGCGTAGCGGCAACGGCACCTGCCTGCAAGTCGGTCGTGGTTGCACCGCCATCGGCGCGGTAAGCCCGAGCGACGTGTTGAAGAAGGCCACGGACTTCCCGGACCCGACCATCAACACCTACAGCCTGTTTGCCCAGGACGAGATCAGCTGGAACAAATGGACTTTCCTGCCCGGTCTGCGCTACGACTACACCGAGCTCAAACCACACGTCACCCAGGAGTTCCTCAACACCGTGGCCGCCGACGGTCGCGGCATCGTCAGCGAAGACAACAAGACCTGGCATAAAGTCTCGCCCAAGTTCGGCCTGACCTACGCCCTGACCGACAACTACACCTGGTACGGCCAATACGCCGAAGGGTTCCGTACCCCGACCGCCAAGGCGTTATACGGCCGTTTCGAAAACACTACCACCGGCTACCGCGTGGAGCCGAACCCGAACCTGGAGCCGGAAAAAAGCAAAAGCTACGAGACGGGTTTGCGCGGCAACTTCGAGCAGGGCTCGTTTGACGTGGCTGTGTTCTACAACAAGTACCGCGACTTCATTAACGAAGACGCCGTTACCCCGGGTTACGACGAGCTGACGTTCCAGAGCAACAACATCAAGCACGCCACCATCAAGGGTGCCGAGGTCAAGGGCCGTCTGAACCTCGACGCCTTCGGCGCGCCGCAAGGCCTCTACACCCAGGGCTCGGTGGCCTATGCCTATGGGCGCAACGACGACAACGGCGAGCCGCTCAACAGCGTCAACCCGCTGACCGGCGTATTCGGCCTCGGCTACGACCAGGACACCTACGGCGGCTTGCTCAGCTGGACGCTGGTGAAGAAGAAGGACCGCGTCGACAGCACCAGTTTCAAAACCCCGGACGGCACCAGCACCCAGTTCAAGACCCCCGGTTTCGGCATTCTGGACCTGAGTGCGTTCTACAAAGTGACCGACGACGTGACCGTCAGCGGCGGCGTCTACAACCTCACCGACAAGAAATACTGGCTGTGGGATGACGTGCGCGGCTACGACAGCGTCGGCGAAGCCTCGGTGACCCAACCGGCCAACCTCGATCGCCTGACCCAGCCGGGTCGCAACTTTGCGGTCAACCTGATCTGGGATATCTGATCCGCCCATCTCACCGGGCGGTTACATCAAGCCGCCCGGTGAGGATTTTTTACTGTCAGGCGCCTTGCTGTTCGTCTCGTTACCAAGCGCCTCTTCTTTCTCCAAGGAATTGCCATGACTACCCAGGCCACCGAACAACGCCCCAACCTGCGTTCGCAACGTTTGAACCAGATCACCAACGAGCCGCACAGCAAGCTCGATGCCCTGGTCAAGGCCCATGCTCCGTTTGAAACCCCGGCCAATTTCGCCCGCTTCGTGGTGGCGCAGTACCTGTTCCAGTCGGAACTGGTGTCGCTGTACAACGATGCCGAACTGACCGCCATCGTCCCGGACCTGCCGACCCGCTGCCGTGCCGATGCAGCCAGGGCCGACCTCGCGGACCTGGACACCGACGTGC includes:
- a CDS encoding TonB-dependent receptor — encoded protein: MSPRLTRQAPSPSRVLSLLTAAILMAGTAPLMAATATEQSTRKMGDYSFAIPQQSLVSALNAFTAVTGWQVGVSSELAQGVASPGVRGSLSPEKALERLLVGTNLGYRKMGNNSIVLEKRSGSSTLNLQQVTISATRQEQSVDSVPATVTVHTREELDRNNVNTIKDLVRYEPGVSVGGTGTRGGISGYNIRGIDGDRILTQVDGVEIPDGFFNGPYAKTQRNYVDPEIVKRVEILRGPASVLYGSNAIGGAVSYFTLDPDDIIKPGQDFGARLKTGYSSADESWLKSATVAGRAGQFDGLLHFSQRDGHETESYGNNNGTGLARTAANPEDVRATNVLAKLGWDYKDDARLGLVYEKYKDDRDTDQKSAYGGPFFAGQPTIPANVLPGGMYQSRTGNDTITRERFGLEHSFALDSLLVDNVKWSLNHQIAKTDQSTEEVYFPVTRKVLRTRDTIYEEKQWVFDAQLDKSFSIADTEHLLTYGTTIKQQKVTGSRSGNGTCLQVGRGCTAIGAVSPSDVLKKATDFPDPTINTYSLFAQDEISWNKWTFLPGLRYDYTELKPHVTQEFLNTVAADGRGIVSEDNKTWHKVSPKFGLTYALTDNYTWYGQYAEGFRTPTAKALYGRFENTTTGYRVEPNPNLEPEKSKSYETGLRGNFEQGSFDVAVFYNKYRDFINEDAVTPGYDELTFQSNNIKHATIKGAEVKGRLNLDAFGAPQGLYTQGSVAYAYGRNDDNGEPLNSVNPLTGVFGLGYDQDTYGGLLSWTLVKKKDRVDSTSFKTPDGTSTQFKTPGFGILDLSAFYKVTDDVTVSGGVYNLTDKKYWLWDDVRGYDSVGEASVTQPANLDRLTQPGRNFAVNLIWDI